A single window of Botrytis cinerea B05.10 chromosome 3, complete sequence DNA harbors:
- the Bcrpa49 gene encoding Bcrpa49: MADHIEKSKKRKKNADGSSRPSKKVAIEEDRNVQISLKDGDEWAPVIASTPGLAMPASISLQPFTKPRKNAPQRPGRSGAIATKEVLLHSSEHPKLDYTAREEEAGESDTLLKHYVGVYDPKTGKLEVMEARKMVVRGSVRAHQATEAEFAKHTIRELRNDLGETFGTKKAKKAIASVTENAISANRGSRLLADGAKPAKLDAAKSAIIASMAEATSGMASRKDLEEQADAAKPRPKADLTAKDIKDVYTVDSLIGSDIFKSVPVLEWEQSVKAKKNITTNSRYVSARIVSAATAGVNKLRVLRYLLLLLDLHMASRPMRGGRMLPKRDEMKTKLGDNIPQSVIEDVRRKYSDAGVMSKFKSDLLITHACALACLVDNYEVDLYDLQLDLKLETKEMTQYFKEIGARVVGLPEARRKALDLDKATAAQRRTAKLKLPLDFPRVPFGRRG; this comes from the exons ATGGCGGATCACATTGAGAAAAGTAAGAAGCGAAAGAAGAATGCCGATGGTTCCTCGAGACCCAGCAAAAAAGTGGCAATCGAAGAAGACAGAAATGTTCAGATTTCTTTAAAAGATGGTGATGAATGGGCACCTGTAATTG CATCCACTCCTGGACTTGCTATGCCGGCATCCATATCTCTTCAGCCATTCACAAAACCTCGCAAGAATGCCCCTCAACGACCAGGACGAAGTGGAGCAATTGCTACAAAAGAAGTCCTTCTCCATTCCTCAGAACATCCGAAGCTTGACTATACTGCGCGAGAGGAAGAAGCGGGTGAGTCTGATACATTATTGAAGCATTATGTTGGTGTGTACGATCCAAAGACTGGAAAATTAGAGGTTATGGAGGCGCGAAAGATGGTGGTTCGTGGGAGCGTTAGAGCACACCAAGCTACGGAGGCTGAATTTGCCAAACAT ACTATTCGAGAGCTCCGCAATGACCTTGGAGAGACTTTCGGTACTAAGAAAGCGAAGAAAGCCATTGCTTCCGTTACTGAGAATGCCATCTCAGCGAACAGAGGCTCCAGATTACTTGCGGATGGTGCCAAGCCAGCGAAGTTGGATGCTGCAAAATCTGCCATCATTGCATCCATGGCAGAAGCCACATCTGGGATGGCATCTAGAAAAGATCTCGAGGAACAAGCAGATGCAGCCAAACCACGACCAAAAGCAGACCTTACCGCGAAAGATATCAAGGATGTGTATACGGTGGATAGCCTCATTGGAAGCGATATTTTCAAGTCTGTACCTGTTTTGGAGTGGGAACAATCAGtcaaagcaaagaagaacaTTACGACCAACTCGAGATATGTGTCGGCCAGAATCGTCTCTGCAGCTACCGCAGGCGTTAATAAGCTCAGAGTCTTACGATACCTCCTTCTTTTGTTAGATTTGCACATGGCTTCTCGACCAATGCGAGGTGGAAGAATGTTACCCAAGCGCGACGAAATGAAAACGAAGTTGGGTGACAATATACCGCAATCCGTCATTGAAGATGTACGACGCAAATATTCGGACGCTGGAGTCATGTCAAAATTCAAGTCTGATCTCCTCATCACCCACGCATGTGCATTAGCATGTTTGGTTGATAATTACGAAGTTGATCTGTATGATCTTCAgctggatttgaaattggagACAAAGGAGATGACTCAATATTTCAAGGAGATTGGTGCGAGGGTTGTTGGGCTTCCGGAGGCTAGGAGGAAGGCATTGGATTTGGACAAGGCGACTGCCGCACAAAGGAGGACAGCGAAGCTGAAGTTGCCATTAGATTTCCCAAGAGTGCCATTTGGAAGGAGGGGATAG
- the Bcrer1 gene encoding Bcrer1, which produces MDSIEPEQTPFAAVSAQTSKIGRQYQAWLDKSTPYVPYRWLATFGLLMIFFIRIFVAQGWYIVAYSLGIYLLNLFLAFLQPKFDPSNEAIDNDMEDGAAGGLPTKQDEEFRPFIRRLPEFKFWHSATRAIGIGFACTWFEVFDVPVFWPVLVVYWLILFTLTMRRQIQHMIKYRYVPFSFGKTKYTKNSS; this is translated from the exons ATGGATTCGATAGAGCCAGAACAAACCCCTTTCGCGGCTGTGAGCGCGCAGACTTCAAAGATTGGACGT CAATACCAAGCTTGGCTAGATAAATCAACACCATATGTTCCGTACAGATGGTTGGCTACATTCGGGCTTCTTatgatattcttcattcGCATTTTCGTCGCACAAGGGTGGTATATTG TGGCATACTCTCTTGGAATCTACCTTCTCAACCTCTTTCTCGCATTCCTTCAACCCAAGTTCGACCCCTCCAATGAAGCTATCGATAATgatatggaagatggagCTGCTGGTGGACTACCAACTAAACAAGACGAAGAGTTCCGCCCATTCATCAGAAGACTTCCCGAGTTTAAATTCTGGCATTCAGCGACAAGGGCAATCGGAATTGGTTTCGCTTGTACTTGGTTCGAGGTTTTCGATGTACCAGTGTTCTGGCCAGTGCTGGTTGTCTATTGGTTGATTCTGTTCACATTGACCA TGCGCAGACAAATTCAGCATATGATTAAATACCGATACGTGCCATTCTCGTTCGGCAAGACTAAGTATACCAAAAACAGCTCGTAA
- the Bcpaf1 gene encoding Bcpaf1, with amino-acid sequence MASSASRIVHQEYIARIRYSNALPPPPNPPKLLDIPNTGLASGQYTTPGFATRLARDQPLNIEADAELGMPLDLVGMPGIFDGDESSIQAPLHPPQLHPHDRALLRPLATLGKPKFSDTGVSFLRRTEYISSGFTSKARMEGTTSAKGLVDTRKPKPVQNLPADRESPAYIKAQVEKGFETAAANLKDRTRVRHPTKRNVQLVNAVPLIPDLDAFPDAGGYVLLKFLTNPVPPSSTYDARVESSVLRPADPTEAELEMKEAARQAYELDPHNNPPPDEKIQYEMFMPDTVTDAKNIKRKFDVLDPEHDDRDLYSQFDEETGKGAFRLKRLRGYETVQTSGGTDDKYDEYVVIAMHDGTDGLHQKAAHYYPVVQRSSIRPQRTKNIQKMRHNISGEEEEVLDMVDLSIVDPGAETKQVMEGFKTWPYGENHEDDAERDAAEVEDALSEADAEGEDDDLNSPVRPSLGGKTIASRVQSDEEDDDENESLHSED; translated from the exons ATGGCGTCCTCAGCATCTAGAATTGTTCATCAAGAATACATTGCTCGCATACGATATTCCAATGCCTTACCACCGCCTCCAAATCCTCCCAAGCTCCTCGATATCCCAAATACTGGCCTTGCCAGTGGTCAATATACTACACCTGGATTTGCTACAAGATTAGCGCGAGACCAACCATTAAATATCGAAGCCGATGCGGAGCTTGGTATGCCATTAGACCTGGTGGGAATGCCAGGTATATTTGACGGAGATGAGAGCT cTATACAAGCACCATTACATCCTCCACAACTTCATCCTCATGATCGTGCTCTCCTCAGACCATTGGCGACATTGGGCAAGCCCAAATTCTCCGACACGGGAGTCTCGTTTTTGCGACGCACCGAATATATCTCTTCTGGCTTCACCTCGAAAGCGCGGATGGAAGGCACCACCTCAGCAAAAGGACTTGTTGACACACGAAAACCAAAACCTGTTCAAAACTTACCAGCTGATCGCGAATCTCCTGCATACATTAAGGCACAGGTTGAGAAGGGCTTCGAAACCGCCGCTGCCAATCTCAAGGATCGCACCCGAGTCCGACATCCTACCAAGCGGAATGTTCAACTAGTCAATGCAGTCCCTCTTATACCAGATCTTGATGCTTTCCCAGATGCAGGCGGATATGTCCTGTTGAAGTTCCTCACCAACCCGGTTCCTCCAAGCTCTACCTACGACGCCCGGGTAGAGAGCAGTGTTTTAAGACCCGCTGACCCCACCGAGGCAGAACTCGAAATGAAAGAAGCCGCTAGACAAGCTTATGAATTGGACCCCCATAATAACCCACCTCCGGACGAAAAGATACAATACGAAATGTTCATGCCAGATACGGTTACCGATGCCAAGAATATCAAACGGAAATTCGATGTTCTGGATCCTGAACACGACGATAGGGATTTGTATTCACAATTTGATGAGGAAACGGGCAAAGGAGCGTTCAGACTGAAAAGACTCCGTGGTTATGAGACAGTTCAAACGAGTGGTGGGACAGATGACAAATATGATGAATATGTGGTGATAGCTATGCACGATGGAACCGATGGATTACACCAAAAAGCTGCCCATTACTATCCTGTTGTTCAACGAAGTTCTATCAGACCACAGAGAACCAAGAATATCCAAAAAATGAGACACAATATTAGCggtgaggaagaggaagtttTGGATATGGTGGATCTGAGTATTGTTGACCCGGGTGCGGAGACGAAGCAGGTGATGGAAGGGTTTAAGACTTGGCCATATGGAGAGAACCATGAAGATGATGCAGAGAGAGATGCAGCCGAAGTTGAGGATGCGCTTTCCGAAGCAGATGCCGAAGGCGAGGACGATGATCTGAATTCGCCTGTACGACCCAGTTTGGGTGGAAAGACAATTGCGTCTAGGGTGCAGAgtgacgaagaagatgatgatgagaatgagagttTACATTCTGAGGATTAG
- the Bcvps9 gene encoding Bcvps9, with product MSSPGKKSDSQRPRPLQLSKSFSNQEPPSSPDRLSRPLRANTIQNGTIPSVLMSDTAKLGENRRPGTQSDIFEKTSEDEGEGGKATEASGKLPVDFDELPIELVSLADSFIDSLSAKIHPTPPSVDKLSGLFQDFYAVAANHINTHISALSSRQHRASSPAPAASSLSSTASKIRAKATSMNKERPKVIERKSSEQQMLTSEEINERKRARKALEHKRVALEEAMERRVCEGIYDRIWRHRSSQDEAQDEKLRSKTAALSVVGIGLVDLGVDLGIESSEKPDAAEKRELEVREWLEGARRELIAMNDERYPLGKLNHLKAAHKGIVDTLSHFHPSSSADEIMPMLIFTLITSRPEGMNVISNLYFIQRFRCETKIDGEAAYCLTNLEAAISFLETVDLASLRADEIPSGPIKISSRPSTPKTDKPDSLTVGITPTSLSAPATVSAAPSPSVSKPTNSPLSTLRPTIQPADRRLSDLFQPPAAFGAAGDAIFDTADQGLKSIGNSLEGSYKFLLGKLKERDSKGQASEIAIPKTLDDARKLISTPPPEDDGSISGGSTPQSPTVKEHKDGSSAETKPEGRSRSDSAQRLDDRVLSFIGGRKMTRERSADSNRSGGSSSKRVAFAQEESGEKGTPSPQAPAGNPAIVESMRNLGNSLNPMNRIAGMGMMRGFGRVTTPTTPTSTKSTVPDGGIPELTSTVPDLATSLPPKETPKIAPPNKRFMELQNPGDLKISEVMELLRDYRRLAGALKDLGAV from the exons ATGTCGTCTCCCGGGAAAAAGAGTGATAGCCAACGGCCTCGTCCATTGCAGCTTTCCAAGTCGTTTTCCAATCAAGAACCACCTTCCAGTCCGGATCGTCTATCCCGCCCTCTTAGAGCAAACACCATACAGAACGGTACTATTCCGTCGGTACTGATGTCGGACACAGCAAAGTTGGGAGAAAACAGGCGGCCTGGCACACAATCGGATATTTTCGAGAAAACGTCTGAGGATGAAGGAGAGGGCGGGAAAGCGACTGAGGCGTCTGGAAAGTTACCCGTGGACTTCGATGAACTTCCCATAGAGCTTGTGAGCTTAGCAGATAG TTTTATTGATTCTCTATCTGCAAAGATTCATCCCACTCCTCCCTCAGTCGACAAACTATCTGGGCTTTTCCAAGACTTCTATGCCGTCGCTGCTAATCACATAAACACTCACATCTCCGCCTTATCCTCCCGACAACATCGCGCAAGCTCTCCAGCCCCAGCTGCCTCATCATTATCCTCAACGGCAAGCAAGATCAGAGCAAAAGCTACTTCTATGAATAAGGAACGTCCCAAAGtaatagaaagaaaatcatctGAACAACAGATGTTAACCAGCGAAGAAATCAACGAGCGGAAACGTGCTAGGAAAGCCCTTGAGCACAAGCGTGTTGCATTAGAAGAAGCAATGGAAAGGAGAGTTTGTGAAGGCATATATGATAGGATATGGCGACACAGGAGTTCACAAGATGAAGCACAGGATGAGAAACTCCGATCGAAAACTGCCGCTTTGTCAGTGGTTGGGATAGGGTTAGTAGATTTAGGAGTTGATCTGGGCATAGAATCAAGTGAGAAACCAGATGCGGCTGAAAAGCGAGAATTAGAGGTTCGAGAGTGGCTAGAAGGTGCTAGAAGAGAGTTGATTGCGATGAACGACGAAAGATATCCTCTTGGGAAACTTAACCACTTAAAGGCAGCCCATAAAGGTATCGTTGATACCTTATCACActttcatccatcttcatcggCAGATGAGATCATGCCTATGCTCATTTTTACCCTTATCACATCCCGGCCAGAAGGGATGAATGTTATAAGCAACCTCTACTTCATACAACGATTTAGATGCGAAACGAAAATTGATGGGGAGGCTGCTTATTGCTTAACAAATTTAGAAGCTGCGATTTCATTCCTTGAAACAGTAGATCTTGCAAGTTTGAGAGCGGACGAAATTCCTTCGGGACCAATTAAAATCAGCAGTCGGCCTAGCACGCCAAAAACAGATAAACCTGACTCTTTGACAGTCGGTATTACACCTACTAGTCTTTCGGCTCCAGCAACTGTTTCGGCAGCCCCAAGTCCTTCTGTGTCTAAACCTACGAACTCACCTTTGTCCACACTTCGGCCTACGATTCAACCCGCGGATCGAAGGCTCAGTGATTTATTTCAGCCACCTGCGGCTTTTGGTGCAGCTGGAGATGCGATATTTGATACCGCTGATCAGGGATTGAAGAGTATTGGGAACAGTTTGGAAGGCAGCTATAAATTCTTGCTTGGAAAGCTAAAAGAGCGCGACTCCAAAGGCCAAGCTTCAGAAATAGCTATACCAAAAACGCTGGATGATGCCCGAAAGCTAATCAGCACACCTCCACCAGAGGATGACGGATCTATAAGTGGTGGAAGTACTCCTCAAAGTCCGACTGTTAAGGAACATAAGGACGGGTCTAGCGCAGAGACGAAGCCCGAAGGACGTAGCCGAAGTGATTCGGCTCAAAGACTTGACGATAGAGTTCTCAGCTTCATTGGTGGCCGCAAAATGACTAGAGAAAGAAGCGCGGATAGTAATCGAAGCGGCGGTAGCTCTAGCAAAAGGGTTGCATTTGCTCAGGAGGAAAGTGGAGAGAAAGGGACACCCTCTCCACAAGCTCCTGCCGGTAACCCGGCCATCGTTGAATCAATGCGAAATCTCGGCAACTCACTCAACCCGATGAATAGGATTGCTGGGATGGGTATGATGCGTGGGTTTGGACGTGTAACAACCCCAACAACCCCTACCTCGACTAAATCAACCGTACCAGATGGAGGGATTCCTGAGTTGACTAGT ACGGTCCCTGATTTAGCAACGTCTCTACCACCCAAAGAGACACCTAAAATCGCGCCACCTAACAAACGATTCATGGAACTTCAAAACCCAGGAGATCTCAAAATTAGTGAGGTGATGGAGTTGTTGAGAGATTATAGAAGATTAGCAGGAGCTTTAAAGGATCTTGGGGCTGTCTAG